Proteins found in one Acidobacteriota bacterium genomic segment:
- a CDS encoding ABC transporter ATP-binding protein: MTPVLELRSVSRIHGSGHTKVNALVDTSLTLSVGEMVAVMGPSGSGKTTLLSLAGGLDEPTRGEILVEGTTMSSLDRGARARLRRRRVGYVFQELNLIDVLTAIENVALPLEFDGVGAGKARSAAKSSLERLGLGELGNRFPEDLSGGERQRVAIARATVGDRILLLADEPTGALDSLTGESVLRLMRGHCDDGGAAILVTHDARLAAWADRIVFLQDGRLVDESRPRADADSLLGEASL; encoded by the coding sequence CTCTCGTCGATACGTCTCTCACTCTGTCTGTAGGGGAGATGGTTGCGGTTATGGGACCGTCAGGGTCAGGCAAGACGACATTACTTTCTCTCGCCGGTGGGCTTGACGAGCCAACCCGCGGTGAGATCCTCGTCGAGGGAACGACCATGAGTTCGCTTGACCGAGGGGCTCGAGCCCGCTTGCGGAGGCGTCGGGTCGGGTACGTCTTTCAGGAGCTCAATCTCATCGATGTCTTGACTGCGATCGAAAACGTCGCGTTGCCGCTCGAGTTCGACGGTGTTGGCGCTGGGAAGGCACGGTCCGCGGCCAAGAGTTCCTTGGAGAGGCTTGGACTCGGCGAACTTGGGAACCGTTTCCCGGAAGATCTCTCGGGAGGGGAGAGACAACGGGTCGCGATAGCTCGCGCAACCGTCGGTGACCGCATACTTCTGCTCGCGGATGAGCCGACCGGCGCGTTGGACTCCCTCACGGGGGAGTCGGTACTCCGACTGATGAGGGGGCACTGCGACGACGGTGGAGCCGCGATCCTTGTTACACACGATGCCCGCCTCGCCGCGTGGGCGGACCGCATCGTGTTTCTCCAGGACGGTCGCCTCGTCGACGAGTCGAGGCCACGCGCGGACGCGGATTCGTTGCTTGGGGAGGCTTCGCTGTGA